In the Terriglobales bacterium genome, AGTCGCTGGGCGCGGCCGCGGCAGCTCCACCGGCGGTGGCGGCCGATTACGAGATCGTCAACGACGCCAGCCTGGAGATCCTGGCCAAGACCGCGGTTTCCCAGGCGCGCGCCGGCATGGACATCATCGCGCCCTCCGACATGATGGACGGACGGGTGGCCGCCATCCGCAAGGCGCTGGACGAGAACGGATTCGTCAACATCCCCATCCTGGCGTATGCCGCCAAGTTCGCGTCCGGGTTCTACGGGCCTTTCCGCGAAGCGGCCGATTCGGCGCCGCAGTTCGGCGACCGCCGCTCCTACCAGATGGATGGGGCGAACCTGCGCGAGGCCCTGCACGAGATCGAACTCGACCTGGATGAGGGCGCAGACATGGTCATGGTGAAGCCCGCGCTTCCCTATCTGGACGTGATCCATGCCGCTCGCGAGCGCTTCGACGTGCCCATGGCCGCCTACCAGGTTTCGGGTGAGTACGCCATGATCCTGGCCGCAGCGCAGAACGGCTGGGTGGACAAGGAGCGCATCATGCTGGAGTCGCTACAATCCATCCAGCGGGCAGGCGCCTCCATCATCCTGACGTACTTTGCCAAAGACGCAGCCCGCCTTCTTGGATAGATCTTCCAAGAAGAAAAAGGCCGGCTGAAGCCGGACTCAATCGAGAATCGCGTCCGGGCGGCACGGCTGAAGCCGTGCCCTTTCACCAGCCGATCTTCTGGCCCTTGTTCTGCT is a window encoding:
- the hemB gene encoding porphobilinogen synthase; the encoded protein is MAFPITRMRRLRRTEAMRSLVRETRLTPEGFVYPMFVCPGEGVRKEVRSMPGVFNLSVDEAAKEAREVKALGVPAVILFGLPESKDEMATGAWAADGIVQQATRAIKRDVPGLMVIGDVCLCEYMSHGHCGIVRKSGPVQSLGAAAAAPPAVAADYEIVNDASLEILAKTAVSQARAGMDIIAPSDMMDGRVAAIRKALDENGFVNIPILAYAAKFASGFYGPFREAADSAPQFGDRRSYQMDGANLREALHEIELDLDEGADMVMVKPALPYLDVIHAARERFDVPMAAYQVSGEYAMILAAAQNGWVDKERIMLESLQSIQRAGASIILTYFAKDAARLLG